Proteins encoded together in one Camelina sativa cultivar DH55 chromosome 9, Cs, whole genome shotgun sequence window:
- the LOC104713497 gene encoding probable mitochondrial adenine nucleotide transporter BTL2 isoform X2 codes for MFLSVSLSKDRSEQQCKTALAEIPGKDNGKPSVIGGVRRRGTMNTRKHLWAGAVAAMVSKTFLAPLERLKLEYTVRGEQRSLFVVAKSIATTQGLTGFWKGNLLNVLRTAPFKAVNFCAYDTYRKQLLRLAGNQEATNFERFVAGAAAGITATVLCLPLDTIRTKLVARGGETLGGIAGAFRYMIQNEGLFSLYKGLVPSIASMALSGAVFYGVYDILKSSYLHTPEGLKRLRDMKQQGQEINALDRLELGPIRTLMYGAIAGACTEAATYPFEVVRRQLQMQMGKNKLNALAMGFNIIERGGIPALYAGLLPSLLQVLPSASISYFVYECMKIVLKVE; via the exons ATGTTCTTGTCCGTGAGCTTGAGCAAAGACAGATCTGAGCAGCAATGTAAGACTGCTTTGGCGGAAATTCCCGGCAAGGATAATGGAAAGCCAAGTGTTATCGGTGGAGTTAGGAGACGCGGGACCATGAACACAAGGAAGCATCTATGGGCTGGTGCTGTAGCTGCCATGGTTTCAAA AACATTCTTAGCACCACTTGAGagactaaagcttgaatatacAGTTCGTGGTGAGCAAAGGAGTTTGTTTGTGGTGGCTAAGTCAATTGCGACCACGCAGGGTTTGACAGGATTCTGGAAAGGTAATTTGCTCAATGTTCTCCGAACCGCTCCTTTCAAAGCCGTCAATTTTTGTGCCTACGATACGTATAGAAAGCAATTGCTTAGACTCGCTGGGAATCAAGAAGCTACCAACTTTGAAAGATTCGTTGCTGGAGCTGCTGCTGGGATTACTGCTACTGTACTCTGCTTGCCACTTGACACT ATACGAACCAAACTAGTTGCTCGGGGTGGAGAAACCTTGGGCGGAATCGCTGGAGCTTTTCGGTATATGATCCAAAACGAAGGGTTGTTTTCACTCTACAAGGGTTTAGTTCCTTCCATAGCAAGCATGGCTTTGTCAGGTGCAGTTTTCTATGGCGTTTACGACATCCTTAAATCATCCTATCTGCATACACCAGAAGGCCTGAAAAGACTGAGAGACATGAAACAGCAGGGACAAGAAATCAATGCTTTAGACCGGCTCGAGTTAGGACCCATCAGAACTCTCATGTATGGTGCTATTGCTGGTGCCTGTACTGAAGCAGCCACTTATCCGTTCGAAGTAGTGAGACGGCAGCTTCAGATGCAGATGGGTAAAAACAAGCTCAATGCTTTAGCTATGGGATTCAATATCATTGAGAGAGGAGGGATCCCAGCTTTATACGCTGGTCTTTTACCTAGCTTGCTCCAG GTATTGCCTTCGGCTTCAATAAGTTACTTTGTCTACGAGTGTATGAAGATAGTACTTAAAGTAGAATGA
- the LOC104713502 gene encoding uncharacterized protein LOC104713502 has translation MTGCFSLSEAIERTYKSGFKRSGLRPVTIDLKDGTIVNFWVSKTRPDSKPKPNLLLIHGLGATAIWQWYDVARRLSRHFNLYIPDLVFFGGSSTTRPERSDIFQAQTLMRALEALSVKKFSLVGLSYGGFVGYRMASMFGDAVERVVICCAAVCVEEKDMKAGVFKVSDLDEASKILVPESVKKLRELMGYIFYKPALARLVPTCLLHDFIEHALTKDNMEEKREMIKAIPKDRIISEIPKLTQPTLIIWGEHDQVFPLDMGKRLEKHIGDNGRLVIIKRTGHIFNFERPKTFVKILKSFLIETKQQIPVSNTSV, from the exons ATGACAGGTTGCTTTAGCTTGTCCGAAGCAATAGAACGAACTTACAAGTCCGGTTTCAAAAGATCCGGTCTACGACCCGTAACCATCGATTTGAAAGACGGAACCATAGTCAACTTCTGGGTATCCAAAACCCGACCCGACTCCAAACCAAAACCCAACCTCCTCCTCATCCACGGCCTCGGAGCTACTGCCATCTGGCAATGGTACGACGTAGCTCGACGTCTCTCCCGTCATTTCAACCTCTACATCCCAGACCTCGTCTTCTTCGGCGGATCCTCAACAACCCGACCCGAAAGATCCGACATTTTTCAGGCCCAAACGCTCATGCGGGCCTTAGAAGCCCTATCCGTCAAAAAGTTCAGCCTCGTCGGTCTTAGCTACGGCGGGTTTGTCGGCTATCGGATGGCGTCTATGTTCGGAGACGCCGTGGAGAGGGTTGTGATATGCTGCGCCGCCGTTTGCGTTGAGGAGAAAGACATGAAAGCCGGCGTTTTCAAGGTGTCGGATCTTGACGAAGCTTCGAAGATTCTTGTTCCAGAGTCAGTGAAAAAGCTAAGGGAACTTATGGGTTACATCTTTTACAAACCAGCGTTGGCGAGACTGGTTCCTACTTGTCTCCTCCATGACTTCATCGAAC ACGCATTGACCAAAGATAATATGGAAGAGAAGAGGGAGATGATCAAAGCCATACCAAAAGACAGAATAATCTCAGAGATTCCAAAGCTCACACAG CCAACATTGATCATATGGGGAGAGCATGATCAAGTGTTCCCATTGGATATGGGGAAGAGACTTGAGAAACATATAGGAGATAACGGAAGACTCGTAATCATCAAAAGAACTGGTCATATCTTTAACTTCGAAAGACCCAAAACGTTTGTCAAAATTCTCAAATCTTTTCTCATCGAGACTAAACAACAGATTCCTGTCTCTAATACAAGTGTTTGA
- the LOC104713497 gene encoding probable mitochondrial adenine nucleotide transporter BTL2 isoform X1, producing MSGLHIYPHDPSSSSSFSDLSDEAFFSTGGLFLEPPGVSSSFFNSISSKCSDSEPVHFPGYWKFKTHLRSGKNSMFLSVSLSKDRSEQQCKTALAEIPGKDNGKPSVIGGVRRRGTMNTRKHLWAGAVAAMVSKTFLAPLERLKLEYTVRGEQRSLFVVAKSIATTQGLTGFWKGNLLNVLRTAPFKAVNFCAYDTYRKQLLRLAGNQEATNFERFVAGAAAGITATVLCLPLDTIRTKLVARGGETLGGIAGAFRYMIQNEGLFSLYKGLVPSIASMALSGAVFYGVYDILKSSYLHTPEGLKRLRDMKQQGQEINALDRLELGPIRTLMYGAIAGACTEAATYPFEVVRRQLQMQMGKNKLNALAMGFNIIERGGIPALYAGLLPSLLQVLPSASISYFVYECMKIVLKVE from the exons ATGTCAGGACTCCATATCTATCCTCACGatccttcatcttcatcttcttttagCGATCTATCCGATGAAGCTTTCTTCAGCACCGGTGGTTTGTTTCTCGAGCCGCCAGGtgtttcctcttccttcttcaacTCGATCTCCTCCAAATGCTCTGACTCAGAGCCCGTTCATTTTCCCGGTTACTGGAAATTCAAAACCCATCTCCGCTCCGGTAAGAACTCGATGTTCTTGTCCGTGAGCTTGAGCAAAGACAGATCTGAGCAGCAATGTAAGACTGCTTTGGCGGAAATTCCCGGCAAGGATAATGGAAAGCCAAGTGTTATCGGTGGAGTTAGGAGACGCGGGACCATGAACACAAGGAAGCATCTATGGGCTGGTGCTGTAGCTGCCATGGTTTCAAA AACATTCTTAGCACCACTTGAGagactaaagcttgaatatacAGTTCGTGGTGAGCAAAGGAGTTTGTTTGTGGTGGCTAAGTCAATTGCGACCACGCAGGGTTTGACAGGATTCTGGAAAGGTAATTTGCTCAATGTTCTCCGAACCGCTCCTTTCAAAGCCGTCAATTTTTGTGCCTACGATACGTATAGAAAGCAATTGCTTAGACTCGCTGGGAATCAAGAAGCTACCAACTTTGAAAGATTCGTTGCTGGAGCTGCTGCTGGGATTACTGCTACTGTACTCTGCTTGCCACTTGACACT ATACGAACCAAACTAGTTGCTCGGGGTGGAGAAACCTTGGGCGGAATCGCTGGAGCTTTTCGGTATATGATCCAAAACGAAGGGTTGTTTTCACTCTACAAGGGTTTAGTTCCTTCCATAGCAAGCATGGCTTTGTCAGGTGCAGTTTTCTATGGCGTTTACGACATCCTTAAATCATCCTATCTGCATACACCAGAAGGCCTGAAAAGACTGAGAGACATGAAACAGCAGGGACAAGAAATCAATGCTTTAGACCGGCTCGAGTTAGGACCCATCAGAACTCTCATGTATGGTGCTATTGCTGGTGCCTGTACTGAAGCAGCCACTTATCCGTTCGAAGTAGTGAGACGGCAGCTTCAGATGCAGATGGGTAAAAACAAGCTCAATGCTTTAGCTATGGGATTCAATATCATTGAGAGAGGAGGGATCCCAGCTTTATACGCTGGTCTTTTACCTAGCTTGCTCCAG GTATTGCCTTCGGCTTCAATAAGTTACTTTGTCTACGAGTGTATGAAGATAGTACTTAAAGTAGAATGA
- the LOC104713503 gene encoding 14-3-3-like protein GF14 epsilon — protein MENEREKLVYLAKLACQTERYDDTIKSMRKVCEYDIELSKEEIDLLTTGYKEVMLTKRHSLKVISTIGEMEDLKGNEQKVKLIKGKQEMVKDEFFNVCNDILFLIDAHLIPSTTNVESIIFFHRMKGDYYRYMTEFGSDAERKETADNSLEAYKVAMEMAENSLAPTNLVRLGLALNFSVFSYDILNATERAYKLAKQAYDEAVAELDGLDDKQKDKEMKIIINMLKYNLSVWTSDHDHDEHDSGIPKNKKDE, from the exons ATGGAGAACGAAAGAGAAAAACTCGTTTACTTGGCTAAGCTCGCCTGCCAAACTGAAAGATATGATG ATACGATAAAATCGATGAGAAAAGTATGCGAGTATGATATAGAGCTAAGCAAAGAGGAAATAGACCTATTAACAACTGGGTACAAGGAGGTGATGTTGACCAAGAGACATTCATTGAAAGTAATATCAACCATTGGAGAAATGGAAGACCTGAAAGGAAACGAGCAGAAAGTGAAATTGATCAAAGGAAAACAAGAAATGGTTAAAGATGAGTTTTTCAATGTTTGTAATGACATTTTGTTTCTCATCGATGCTCATCTCATCCCATCAACTACCAATGTGGAATCAATTATCTTTTTCCACAGAAT GAAAGGAGATTATTATCGATACATGACAGAGTTTGGTTCTGATGCTGAACGTAAAGAAACTGCTGACAATTCTCTTGAGGCATATAAG GTTGCAATGGAAATGGCAGAGAATAGTTTAGCACCCACTAATCTTGTTAGACTCGGTTTGGCTTTGAACTTCTCTGTGTTCAGTTACGATATACTTAATGCGACTGAAAG AGCATATAAATTAGCTAAACAAGCTTACGACGAAGCAGTCGCCGAACTCGATGGCCTTGATGACAAGCAAAAAGACAAAGAGATgaaaattatcataaatatgCTGAAATATAATCTTTCCGTGTGGACTTCAGATCACGATCACGATG AACATGATTCTGGAATCCCGAAAAACAAGAAAGACGAGTAG
- the LOC104713500 gene encoding multifunctional methyltransferase subunit TRM112-like protein At1g78190 — MLSCNIRGVVNKFPLRIEPEKIIVKEVDFNPDFLKHMIAKIDWKALVDGARSMGYTELPNHAPETTTLESDESFLRKFHHSLLELHLEEGSLVCSETGRKFPVNKGIPNMLLHEDEV; from the coding sequence ATGTTGTCTTGCAACATTAGAGGAGTGGTTAACAAGTTTCCTCTGCGTATCGAACCCGAGAAGATAATCGTGAAAGAGGTCGATTTCAACCCGGATTTTCTCAAGCACATGATCGCCAAGATTGATTGGAAGGCTCTCGTGGACGGTGCACGTTCGATGGGATACACCGAACTTCCCAATCACGCACCGGAAACAACGACGCTTGAATCTGACGAATCCTTTCTCAGGAAATTTCACCACTCGTTGCTCGAGCTACATCTCGAAGAAGGCTCACTTGTCTGCTCAGAAACCGGTAGGAAGTTTCCGGTTAACAAAGGAATCCCCAATATGCTTCTCCACGAGGACGAGGTTTAA
- the LOC104713501 gene encoding probable protein phosphatase 2C 17, whose amino-acid sequence MSKFCCSRSSTQAVVAQKTNSGKGRNGEGGIKYGFSLTKGKSNHSMEDYHVAKFIKLNGNELGLFAIFDGHKGDSVPAYLQKHLFSNILKDGEFLVDPRRVIAKAYENTDQMILSDAGSELDSGGSTAVTAILINGKVLWIANVGDSRAIVSRRGKAKQLSVDHDPDDDTERSMIERKGGFVTNRPGDVPRVNGLLAVSRVFGDKNLKAYLNSEPDIKDVTIDSHTEFLILASDGISKVMTNQEAVDVVKKVRDPKEAAKQLIAEALKRNSKDDISCIVIRFR is encoded by the exons ATGTCCAAGTTTTGCTGCTCTCGTTCTTCTACACAA GCTGTGGTAGCACAAAAGACTAACTCGGGTAAAGGAAGAAACGGTGAAGGAGGAATCAAGTATGGATTTAGTTTGACAAAAGGCAAGTCTAATCATTCAATGGAGGATTACCACGTTGCTAAGTTTATCAAACTCAACGGCAATGAATTGGGCCTTTTTGCTATCTTTGATGGTCATAAAGGTGATAGTGTACCTGCTTATTTGCAGAAGCATCTCTTCTCTAACATCCTCAAAGAC GGAGAGTTCTTGGTTGATCCACGAAGAGTGATTGCAAAAGCTTATGAGAATACAGACCAAATGATTTTATCAGATGCTGGTTCTGAGTTAGATAGTGGTGGTTCGACAGCTGTGACTGCTATTTTGATTAATGGGAAAGTTTTGTGGATAGCTAATGTTGGTGATTCTCGAGCAATTGTTTCTCGTCGAGGTAAAGCAAAACAGTTGAGTGTAGATCATGATCCTGATGATGATACTGAGAGGAGTATGATTGAGCGTAAAGGTGGATTTGTAACCAACAGACCAG GAGATGTTCCTCGAGTGAACGGTTTGTTAGCTGTGTCTCGTGTCTTTGGGGACAAAAACCTCAAAGCATATCTGAATTCAGAGCCTGATATTAAGGATGTTACCATTGACAGTCACACAGAGTTTCTTATTCTTGCTAGTGATGGTATTTCCAAG GTGATGACAAATCAAGAAGCAGTTGATGTAGTTAAGAAGGTTAGAGATCCAAAGGAAGCAGCGAAGCAACTAATAGCTGAAGCATTGAAAAGGAACAGTAAGGATGACATATCTTGCATCGTTATCCGATTTAGATGA